One Parageobacillus sp. KH3-4 genomic region harbors:
- the tadA gene encoding tRNA adenosine(34) deaminase TadA, whose protein sequence is MVNDEYYMRLAIEEAKKAEQIGEVPIGAIIVQGGNVIARAHNLRETEQRAIAHAEILAIDEACKKVGSWRLEDATLYVTLEPCAMCAGAIVLARIKRVVFAASDPKGGCAGTLMNLLQEGRFNHQAEVTSGILQEECGQMLSNFFRKLREKKKNIGQNSS, encoded by the coding sequence ATGGTAAACGATGAATATTATATGCGTCTAGCCATAGAAGAAGCGAAAAAAGCGGAACAAATAGGAGAAGTACCGATTGGCGCGATCATTGTCCAAGGTGGCAATGTTATTGCTCGTGCCCATAATTTGCGAGAGACGGAACAACGCGCTATCGCCCATGCAGAAATTTTAGCGATTGACGAAGCGTGCAAAAAAGTAGGTTCATGGCGCTTGGAAGACGCGACGTTGTACGTCACGCTGGAACCTTGCGCGATGTGCGCAGGGGCCATTGTGCTTGCCCGCATCAAAAGAGTCGTATTTGCCGCAAGTGATCCAAAAGGCGGCTGTGCAGGCACATTGATGAATTTGCTGCAAGAAGGAAGATTTAATCATCAAGCGGAAGTGACAAGTGGGATATTGCAAGAAGAATGCGGACAAATGTTAAGCAACTTTTTTCGAAAACTTCGTGAGAAAAAGAAAAATATTGGACAAAATTCCAGCTAA
- the dnaX gene encoding DNA polymerase III subunit gamma/tau: MTYQALYRVFRPQRFADVVGQEHVTKTLQSALLQNKISHAYLFSGPRGTGKTSAAKILAKAVNCERAPTAEPCNECPACIGITNGTIPDVLEIDAASNNRVDEIRDIRDKVKFAPTSVRYKVYIIDEVHMLSIGAFNALLKTLEEPPKHVIFILATTEPHKIPLTIISRCQRFDFRRIPLHSIVARLRHVMERQGMKASDEALSAIARAADGGMRDALSLLDQAISFSDGELLLEDVLAMTGSVASAALTSLVRAVYEKDAATSLQLLEEMMDQGKDPNRLIEDLILYYRDLLLYKTAPHVEGAIKGTIVDDAFQHLAESVPLSDIYEAIEVLNKSQQEMKWTNHPRIFLEVALVKLCHQQASSPSPSTEEIQSLARKVEYLEAELRRLKEHNESVTAAAPAQAQKQTRPLKTGGYKTPVGRIYEILKQATHQDLSLIKSHWAEMLDTLRKQHKVSHAALLQESEPVAASPNAFVLKFKYEIHCKMAADNTNYVKDNLEAILFELTKKRFEMVAVPEEEWGKIREEFIREKGTKREQEKEEDPLIAEAKRLFGEEIIEIKE, encoded by the coding sequence GTGACATACCAAGCTTTATATCGTGTTTTTCGGCCGCAGCGGTTTGCAGACGTTGTCGGTCAAGAACACGTGACGAAAACATTGCAAAGTGCCCTGCTTCAAAATAAAATATCTCACGCTTATTTGTTTTCAGGTCCGCGCGGCACAGGAAAGACGAGTGCTGCAAAAATTTTAGCAAAAGCGGTAAATTGTGAGCGTGCGCCGACGGCAGAACCGTGCAACGAATGTCCCGCGTGCATTGGGATTACAAATGGCACTATTCCGGACGTATTGGAAATTGATGCGGCTTCGAACAACCGGGTGGATGAAATTCGCGATATTCGCGATAAAGTGAAATTTGCGCCAACATCCGTTCGCTATAAGGTATATATTATTGATGAAGTGCATATGCTTTCAATTGGCGCTTTTAACGCGTTGTTAAAGACGTTGGAGGAACCCCCAAAGCACGTTATTTTTATATTGGCAACAACAGAGCCTCATAAAATCCCGCTTACGATTATTTCCCGCTGTCAGCGTTTTGATTTTCGGCGAATCCCATTGCATTCCATTGTTGCGAGACTGCGGCACGTGATGGAACGGCAAGGGATGAAAGCTTCCGATGAGGCTTTGTCTGCGATTGCGCGAGCAGCCGACGGCGGAATGCGCGATGCGTTGAGCTTGCTTGATCAGGCTATTTCATTTAGCGATGGAGAATTGCTGCTTGAAGACGTCCTTGCCATGACAGGCTCTGTAGCTTCTGCGGCGTTGACCTCTCTTGTTCGGGCTGTGTATGAGAAAGATGCGGCAACATCGTTGCAGCTGCTCGAGGAAATGATGGACCAAGGAAAAGATCCTAACCGCCTTATTGAAGACTTAATTTTATATTATCGTGATCTTTTGCTTTATAAAACGGCTCCTCATGTAGAAGGAGCGATCAAAGGCACAATTGTCGACGATGCGTTTCAACATTTGGCGGAATCGGTTCCGTTATCTGACATATATGAAGCGATTGAAGTATTAAATAAAAGCCAGCAAGAAATGAAATGGACGAATCATCCGCGCATTTTTTTGGAGGTTGCGCTGGTGAAGCTTTGCCATCAACAAGCTTCGTCTCCATCCCCGTCCACTGAAGAGATTCAATCGCTTGCAAGAAAAGTGGAATATTTGGAAGCGGAACTGCGCCGTTTAAAAGAACATAATGAATCTGTTACGGCAGCTGCCCCCGCTCAGGCGCAAAAACAAACGAGGCCGCTGAAAACGGGAGGATATAAAACGCCAGTTGGTCGTATTTATGAAATATTAAAGCAAGCAACCCATCAAGATTTATCGCTCATCAAAAGCCATTGGGCTGAGATGCTCGATACATTACGGAAACAGCATAAAGTGTCCCATGCGGCTCTATTGCAGGAAAGCGAGCCAGTTGCGGCAAGCCCGAATGCTTTTGTGTTGAAGTTTAAATATGAAATCCACTGTAAAATGGCCGCTGACAATACGAATTATGTGAAAGATAATTTAGAGGCGATTTTATTCGAACTGACGAAAAAACGTTTTGAAATGGTGGCTGTTCCTGAAGAAGAATGGGGAAAGATAAGGGAAGAATTCATTCGCGAAAAAGGAACGAAGCGCGAACAAGAAAAGGAAGAAGACCCGTTAATCGCAGAAGCAAAGCGGCTGTTTGGCGAGGAGATAATTGAAATTAAGGAATAA
- a CDS encoding YbaB/EbfC family nucleoid-associated protein, whose protein sequence is MMRGGMGNMQKMMKQMQKMQKEMQKAQEQLAEKTVEGTAGGGMVTVVANGHKQILEVKIKEEVVDPEDIEMLQDLVLAATNDALKKADELAAEMMGQFTKGLNIPGLF, encoded by the coding sequence ATGATGCGTGGCGGAATGGGAAATATGCAAAAAATGATGAAGCAAATGCAAAAAATGCAAAAAGAAATGCAGAAAGCGCAAGAGCAATTAGCGGAAAAAACAGTAGAAGGTACTGCAGGAGGCGGAATGGTAACCGTCGTCGCAAATGGTCATAAACAAATTTTGGAAGTGAAAATTAAAGAAGAAGTCGTGGATCCAGAAGATATTGAAATGCTCCAAGATTTAGTGTTGGCGGCAACCAACGATGCGTTGAAAAAAGCAGATGAGTTAGCGGCTGAAATGATGGGGCAATTTACAAAAGGATTGAATATTCCGGGATTGTTCTAG
- the recR gene encoding recombination mediator RecR — translation MHYPEPISKLIDSFMKLPGIGPKTAIRLAFFVLTMKEDTVLEFAKALVDVKRNIRYCAICGHITDTDPCYICKDERRDRTTICVVQDPKDVIAMEKMKEYNGLYHVLHGAISPMEGIGPEDIKIAELLKRLQDETVQEVILATNPNIEGEATAMYISRLLKPTGIKVTRIAHGLPVGGDLEYADEVTLSKALEGRREL, via the coding sequence ATGCATTACCCAGAACCAATATCTAAGCTAATCGATAGTTTTATGAAGCTGCCCGGAATCGGACCAAAAACAGCTATTCGTCTCGCGTTTTTTGTTTTAACGATGAAGGAAGATACCGTGTTGGAATTTGCTAAAGCGCTTGTGGATGTCAAACGTAATATTAGATATTGTGCGATTTGTGGGCATATTACCGATACAGATCCTTGTTATATTTGCAAAGATGAAAGACGAGATCGAACAACAATCTGTGTTGTGCAAGATCCGAAAGATGTCATTGCCATGGAAAAAATGAAAGAATACAATGGGCTTTACCATGTGTTGCATGGCGCTATTTCTCCAATGGAAGGCATCGGGCCAGAAGATATAAAAATTGCGGAGTTATTGAAAAGATTGCAAGATGAAACTGTACAGGAAGTTATTTTGGCAACAAACCCGAACATTGAAGGGGAAGCGACCGCGATGTATATATCACGTTTGCTAAAACCAACTGGAATAAAAGTGACGAGAATTGCCCATGGATTGCCAGTGGGCGGAGATTTGGAATATGCCGATGAAGTGACGCTTTCGAAAGCTTTGGAAGGACGTCGAGAGTTATAG
- a CDS encoding YaaL family protein has product MLWRRKGWLKKQFDLKLIEQLQAVRDEWYEQKRLIEKSVEPSEEVLMTLNVAEAKYFFLMREAKYRRVSLKGVK; this is encoded by the coding sequence TTGTTATGGCGGCGGAAAGGCTGGTTGAAAAAACAGTTTGATCTAAAATTAATAGAACAATTACAAGCAGTACGTGACGAATGGTATGAACAGAAACGGCTGATTGAAAAAAGTGTGGAACCTTCAGAGGAAGTGCTAATGACATTAAATGTTGCAGAAGCCAAATATTTTTTTTTAATGCGGGAAGCGAAATATCGACGCGTATCATTAAAGGGAGTGAAATAG
- a CDS encoding pro-sigmaK processing inhibitor BofA family protein: MEPKFVVVLSLFMIIVLLLVGARLKTLKFLGYGVIKLIVGALVLFVINAIGGTFQVHIPINFITALICGFLGIPGAAALVIIEKYIVM; the protein is encoded by the coding sequence ATGGAACCAAAATTTGTTGTTGTTTTGTCATTGTTTATGATTATTGTTTTATTATTAGTAGGAGCAAGGTTGAAAACATTAAAATTTTTAGGATATGGGGTAATTAAACTAATTGTTGGAGCGTTAGTTTTATTTGTTATCAATGCCATTGGCGGAACGTTTCAGGTTCATATTCCTATTAATTTCATAACGGCATTGATATGCGGATTCCTCGGGATACCAGGAGCGGCAGCGTTAGTCATTATCGAAAAGTATATTGTTATGTAA